From the genome of Thermosynechococcus sp. NK55a:
GCAGTCCCTTGCCTGCGACATCATCTTTAACCGCCGTATTGACGTCAAAACCCTCGTCAGCGATCGCTATCCCTTGGCTCAACTAGCTGAGGCAGTGGAACGGGCAGTGCATCCCACCCCGGAAACTTACAAAATCCTCATCTATCCAGAGTCCTAATGCACGCTCTATCAATTCCCACGTGGATGGTGCATATTTCCAGTGTGCTGGAGTGGATGGCAGCCATTTGGTTTGTGGCACAACTGGATCGCCGCTGTCCAGAGCAAGGATGGCGATGGTTAGCCTGGGCAATGCTACCGGCTTTAGTGAGTGCCATGTGTGCCTGTACGTGGCATTACTTTGATAATGCAGTGACACTAGCTTGGTTGGTGGATTTGCAAGCCCTGCTCACATTCTTTGGCAACTGTACCCTCTGTGGTGCAGCGGCCTGGCTCTGGTGGCGATCCCAAAGCGCGCTGTAGCCCCCTTCTGGAGGCAAACCTTAGCAAAATTAACTGAAATTGGCAGTGCCCAAGGACTTCCAGTATCCTGTAATCAGGTTCCCCTGCCATGGGGTGTAACAAATGCAACGGTCCAGTATTGAACTTTGACATAAAACAAGGAGGAATGCTTGCCCGCCAGTCTAGCCCTAAACGCCTAAACCTCTGTGGAGGCTGCGATGGAAAGTAGTGCCGAACTCACCGCCTTGTTCGTGATCACAGTTGTTCTGGGCATTGGTGCCCAAGTGGCTGCTCACTGGCTACGGCTGCCCAGTATTGTCCTGTTGTTACTGGTAGGAATTCTCTCAGGGCCAAGTGGCTTGGGATGGGTTCATCCCGAAGTGTTAGGGGAGGGCATAGAAGTTTTGGTTCCCCTCTGTGTCGCACTCATTCTTTTTGAAGGGGGGCTGAGCTTAGATCTCAGTCGTGCCGACCAAGATATTACAGGTAGCCTGTGGAAGCTAGTGACGGTGGGGGGATTGATGACGTTTGTGGCTGGGGCAATGGCTGCCCACTGGATTGGTGAGTTCCCTTGGCAACTGGCGTTTCTCTATGCCTCCCTTGTGGTGGTGACGGGACCGACGGTTGTGGGTCCCCTGTTGCGCCAAGTGGGTGTTGAGCACAAGTTGGCGGTGATTCTGGAAGGGGAAGGTGTGCTCATTGACCCCATTGGTGCCATTCTGGCGGTCGTCGTGCTGAACGTAGTGCTCAATCAAGACCTCGGCATGGGGGCGATCGCCCTTGGTATTGGTCAGCGCTTGGCTGTAGGTGCCTTGATGGGGGGCATCGGCGGCTGGTTTCTCAGCCGTTTTCTGCGTCGCGCTTGGTTTCTCGCCGACGATCTCCGCAATTTACTGGTGCTGGCGGTTCTTTGGGGCTTGTTTTGGCTCTCGGATCAACTGGTGAGCGAGTCGGGTCTGATGATGGCGGTCGTTCTCGGCTTGGTACTGCGCTGGGGTGAAGTGCCGGGGGAGCGACTGCTGCGCCGCTTTAAGGGACAATTAAGTACCCTTTCAATTTCAGTGTTGTTTGTGCTCTTGGCTGCCGATCTGTCGATCGCGGGTCTGTTGGAGCTGGGTTGGTCGGGGGTGCTCACGGTTCTGTGTTTGATGTTGATCATTCGTCCCCTCGGCGTGGTTCTGTGCACCTGGGGCAGTGATCTCAGTTGGCAACAGAAGGCCTTCCTCAGTTGGATCGCTCCGCGGGGAATTGTGGCGGCCTCGGTGGCATCGCTCTTTGCCATTACCCTGACCAATGCTGGCATGAGTGGCGGGGATGCCATTAAGGGACAAGTCTTTCTAACGATCCTGATGACGGTGTTTGGCCAAGGCTTAACAGCGCGTTGGGTGGCCACTCAACTGCATGTCCGTGCCCAAGGGGCTTCAGGGGTGATGATTGCCGGTTGTACCCCCCTCGGTAGGCTGCTGGCGCGGATTTTGCGCGATCGCGGCGAAGAGGTAGTGATGATTGATACCGATCCAGAGGCGGTGGAGCAGGCTCGCCGTGACCACCTGCCCGTCTATCTCAGCAGTGGCCTTGACTTGAATATCTTGCAGGAGGCCGGCATTACCCAGTTGGGCACCTATTTGGCGGTTACCAGTAACACAGAGGTGAATGCCGTGTTGGCACAGCGCGTCCTCGAAGAATTTCACCCGCCACGGGTCCTGGCTGCCCTTGAGCTAGAGGATTGTCCCTTGGGGTTGAGTCCAGCCTTTGCCCTACAACTGTCGATCAAAAAATGGAATCAATATATCAACACGGAGGCAGTTCGTCTTGGGGAACTGGTCATTGAGGAGGAGCGATCGCAATTGCAACGCCAGCACCTTGACGCCTTGATACGCTCTGGAAAAGTGCTTCCCCTCCTGGTGGAACGGCCAGAGGGATTGCGGGTGGTGCGAGCCAATGAAGAGTGGCAAGTGGGCGATCGCCTGATTTACCTGCTCCACAGCCCCAAACCCCACACACTGCCGGCGGCCCTTATTTCTGGCTGGCAGATGAATACCCAAGTGGAATCAGTTCTTGTCCCCAGTGAAGCCCCTACCCCCAAAGGAACCTAATCTACAGCGCTGCGTCCATAGGAATCAGCAGAGTCGCCCCTTGGCCTGTTTTCCCTGTCAAAGCCGCTGAGGGGTCAACCCTCGCAGCTAAGTCTTTAATACCGTCTTACTTGGAGAGATTTGCAATGCAGAGCCTAGCACAGCGCAGCTTGGCCCTTCTGAGCTGCGGTTTAATGAGTTCTAGTACCCTTGCCCTTCTGGTCGCTGTTCCGGCTCAAGCCCAATCCCGTTTTACCGATACCCAAGGTATTTGGGCACAGGCCTGTATTGACCACCTTGCCAATCGCAACATTATCAGCGGCTATCCCGATGGCACATTTCGCCCCTTTGCGGCAGTCACGCGGGCTGAATACGCAGCCATGCTGGGGAAGGCGTTTCCCAATGCCCCAGTGGTACGCGCCCCCGGTACGTTTAACGATGTCCCCAGCACGTTTTGGGCAGCGAGTGCGATTCAAAACGCCACCCGTACCGGCTTTTTGAGTGGCTACCCCGGCAATGTTTTTCAGCCCAATCAAAATATTCCTCGCGTTCAGGCAATTGTTGCCCTTGCCAGCGGCTTGCAGTATCCCACACCGCCTTCTGTGGAGGGGGTCTTAGCCCAGTTCAATGATGCGGCTGCGATTCCCGCCTATGGACGAGCCGGTGTAGCTGCGGCTACAGCTAAACAGGTGGTGGTCAACTATCCCAATGTGCAAGTTTTTGGCCCTAATCAACTGGCCACCCGTGCCGATATTGCGGCATTCCTTTGTCAGGCAACCCGTGCCCCCGGTGCCCAAGCCCTTGTCCCAACACAATACATTGCGGGTGCAGTCACCACTTCACCCATTGCACTGCCGGCTGGTCAACAGATTCCGGCTCGTTTTCCCGATGCAGAGCGGATTGTTCTGAGTCCCAGTGAAACGCTTGCCCTGCGCTTGGTGACGGCTGCCGATGTCCGCGATAGTCAGGGTCGAGTCGTGATTCCCGTGGGCAGTGAAATTTTTGGCCAGATCCAGCCCGCCCAAGGAGGCTCCCAGTTTGTGGCGAATACAGTAGTGATCAATAACCGCCAGCTACCGATCGCCGCCAATTCCCAAATCATTCGCACCATTCGCGATGCCCGTGACCCCAACATTGGCAATGTCTTCCGCAATGCGGCCATTGGGTCAGCGGTGGCTGCTGGATTGTCTGGCCTGCTGGGCAATCAAAAGATTACCCCCTTGAAGGTCCTTACGGGAGCAGCAACGGGCGCAGCCATTGAAACCAATCAGGAGCGTCCGGCAACTTCAATTATTCGGGATACCCTAATTGGGGCAGCCCTTGCCACCGGTGCTTCGGCGGTGATTGGCGATCGCAAGATTACGCCCGAAAAAGTGATTACCGGTGCTGCCGCCGGTGCCACGATTGGGGGTGTGATTGATCCGGCCGTGCGGCAACTAGTGGTTGTTGATGCCAATACGGATTTGGGCCTGACCCTGACTCAGTCCTTTACTGTCCCGCAATAGAGACTAGGCACGCGCTAACCCCAGCGATCGCCCGCAGGCCTCCACTGCCTGGGCCACCGCCGCTGCCACCCGTGGATCAAACACCGAGGGAATAATATAGGCGGCCTGTAGTTCAGAGGGACTCACCAAGGCCGCAATCGCCTCCGCTGCCGCGAGGAACATCTCCTCGGTCATTCGCGGTGCCCGACAGGCAAGGGTACCCTTAAACACCCCCGGAAAGGCCAGCACATTGTTGATTTGATTCGGATAGTCACTGCGGCCGGTAGCCACCACCGCCACATGGTTAGAGATGAGTTCGGGTTGGATTTCCGGAACGGGATTGGCCATCGCAAAAACAATCGCTTCCTTGGCCATGCGCTGCACCATTTCCACGGTGAGGACGCCAGGGGCACTCAAGCCAATGAAAACATCGGCGTCCACAAGGGCATCGGCAAGGGTTCCTGTTTGGGCAACAGCAAATTCCTGTTGAGCAGGAGTTAGGTCTGCCTGCACCGAGAGAATCCCGCGGCGATTACATAAAATTAAGTCTTTGGCCCCAGCTTTGCGCAGGAGTCGTGCCACGGCAATCCCGGCTGCCCCTGCACCATTAATAACAATGCGCACCGTTTCTAAGGATTTACCCACCAATTGCAGGGCATTTTTGAGGGCAGCGAGGGTGACAATAGCAGTGCCATGCTGGTCATCGTGAAACACAGGGATATCCAATTCTTCCTGCAGACGGGCTTCTATCTCAAAGCAGCGGGGGGCACTAATATCCTCCAGGTTGATGCCCCCAAAGACAGGGGCAATCCGCTTCACAGTGGCAACGATTTCATCCACCTCTTGGGTGGCCAAGCAGATGGGAAACGCGTCCAAGCCAGCAAATTCTTGAAAGAGCATCGCTTTGCCCTCCATCACCGGTAGGGCAGCCTCTGGGCCGATATTGCCCAATCCCAACACAGCGCTCCCGTCACTGACAATGGCAATGGTATGGCTTTTAATCGTGAGTTTGTGAACCAAGTCTGGATCGTCAGCGATCGCCTGGGATACCCGACCCACACCCGGCGTATAGGCCATCGCCAGATCGTCATATCCTTGCAGAGGATGCTTGCTTTTAACGGTGATTTTGCCCCCCTCATGGAGGCGAAATGTGCGATCGCTCACCTCTAGCACTGTGGCTTGGGTGTCAGATTTGACAGCATTGACAATGGCCTCAGCATGATCGCGGCTGGCAGCCACCACCACCAGTTCCCGTAGGATTTTATTGGCGGTTTTCTCAATGAGCGTAATGGAATCCACTTGCCCGTGTTGCCCGCCAATGATCTGCAAAACAGTGCCCAATTCCGTCGGATCTAAGGAGGTCTCTAATCGCAGGGTCAGACTATAGGCAGGCGTCGGGGTTAGCTTAACCATCTAAAATTTAATGGCAAAAGGTACTGTCTGATGATAACACCTCTACCTAGCTTCCTGTGTGGGTGACAATGGGTAGTGGTTCGGCTGCGCAGGTGGCCAAAATGGCGCGATCGCTAGGGCTCAAGCGAGGCAAACTATAGAAACTGAGTAAATCAATTTCTGCTTGGTAGGGCTCTTCTTCATAGGTAGGCAGAACCGTCACCTGCAGCTGGCGATCGCCGACGGTACCCCGAAAACAATCAAAGGAGGAATTGGGCAGATAAAGCGCCCCGTAAACCTTACGATCTTGCACTGCAAAGACAATGTAACTACGACCTACTCGCTGCGGTTGGGGAGATTCACCAAAGAGGTAGAGTCCATTCGCCAACGGCAATTGATGTTCTCCTGCTAAAGGGAGTGTCGGTCCCGCGATCGCCAACCCACTGGCTGACCAAAGGGCAATAGCTCTCAGTAAAACCGACAGTGACCAGCTCAATCGTGCCAAGGCAGTCATTCTATTGTCCTACCTGAAACGAGAAATGGCTTAAACCAGCATTCTGCGGTGTCAATCTAGGGCAGGGCAGTGAGGTAACGCTGATACTTTAGATCGTGACAGGTTTATCGCGGTCTGTGGGTGGAAGTATGCCAGCAGTGGCACAGGCACAAATTGACGGAATGCTCAGGAGTGACCATTTCATCGGGAACAAGAACAGGAACACAAGCGGCCATAGGAGCGTCTAGCACGTCAAAAGCTGCTAAAGCCGCCCACATCAAGGGTTTGCGTATTATTACCGATTATTGATTGCATCAGACCCTCCCCAATGTGCATCAGACCCTCCCCAATGTAGGGAGGGAGGAGGAGATGACTATGAAACTTTCGAGAAACACAAAACTTAACTTCATTGTTACTCTTCTTTTTATCACTTTTGGCGCAACACTTTCCCTAGCCCAAACGCCCTCGAAGCGAAAGGGGCCTCCGCCCATGTTTACCCCAAACGTCATCAACGACCGGACGCTGCCGAATAAACCCGAGATTGAGGGACCGGTTGCGCCGCCAGAGCTCGAAACCCCACCCTTTCTGAAATCACCTGTGCCGCCGCGTCAACCGGAGCCGCTACCCATACCCGATGAGATCGAGGAGCGCCAAGCCTCACCCGACTTGAGGAGTGCTCCCCAAAAGCCCTGTCCAAAGACCATTGTCCTCCAGGCGCCCCCGCCCCCGACCACCACGCCCTATGGCCCGGACTTCCCTAGCACACCCGGTCCGCAATGGATAGAGCCGAACTTCAACGGTACGACACCAAACCGCCAGGTGCGGCATACTTTCCAGTGGCAGGGCTGCAAAGAATGCTGCTGCGAGGTGCAAAAGGCTAAGCTAGTGGTCACCCTCAAGGCGCTACAGAATGGCCAATCGCACCAAAGCCCTGATGCAGGTAATGACAGCATCTCCCTCTGGAAAAACGGCAGTGTGTTGTACTGGCAGTACCTGTGGCCCAACACTGGGGTGAGTGCCGGCACGACAACAACCCTCACGATTCCGATTGCGCCCTCTTGGCTGAACGGCTACCGGCTGAGCTTCCTGGTTCAAGACGATACGGCGGTGCTAAATGCTAAGCTGGTCGTCACTGGCTGCTGTGTGAAGCCCAACATTCAACCATAATCCAAACCATAATCCACTTTTCCACTTTTCCTAGGCGCCCTGAGGGCGCCTGTTTTTTGCCTGAACTGCTGTAGTCAGCTATTACAGTTGACTGAGAGGGAAGGATTAATTTCTTTTTAATCTCCATATATTTTAAGTCCGATAGAAAACGTTAATTTTCTTTGCAAAGTCCTCGGTTGTGTAGCCTGGATCGCACAGAGAAATCAAGGCAAAAGGCTATCATGATTGTCAAATTGCGTCTGAGTTCGGGTTATGACACTGTACATCGGCAACCTCTCCTACGAGGCCACTGAAAACGATCTTCGCGAAGTTTTTGAAAAATATGGTGCCATTCGCCGGATTGTGTTGCCGGTGGATCGCGAAACCGGTAAGCGACGGGGCTTTGCTTTTGTTGAACTGGCAGATGAAACTCAGGAGGCCGTTGCCATTGATGATCTTGATGGTGCTACATGGCTAGGGCGAGTCCTGAAAGTGAACAAGGCCAAGCCAAAACAGGCGGGGGGGCAGGCAAACTCTTCCTTATAAGGGCATACTGGTAGGGAAGTGCTGTTCACTTTTGCTGCTATGCCTCGACGTTCGCCATCTCCACCGCGTCCCCGTCCCCAAACTCGTCGTCCGCCAGAGCCAGAATCCAAGTCAGCGGTGAACACCCGTACCTTGGCAATCTTAGGTGGCGTTTTCATTATTGGGGTTGGCGTTGGCGTCACCTTTAGCAAAACCACGACCCTTAACCCCGATAATGTGGCCTCGACGCAGTTTATTGATCAAGCAGCACCCAATCCCGATATTTGCGTGCAATTTGGTGCGAGCGCGATCGCGGTGGATACGCGGATTTTTGTGACCTTTAATCCCTTTTCAGTTTTTGTGTCCCAACCCTCTATGCAACCGGGCTGTGTTCTGCGGGCCAATAACGTTGCCCTCCTAGAACAGCGACAACTCATTACGGGTGAACAGTTGCGCAGTTGTCGCCAACGGCTGAATACCTTTGGCTATGTCGGCAACCTAGACGCCAAGCCTGAAATTAGCTGTGTCTATCAGAGCACAACGGATAAAAACCTCTTCCTCAAACTCTCAGGCTTGGGTAATGGTGCTGCGGGTGAAACCGGTAATTTCTAGGACGCAACCATGAAGGCGATGAAGTGGCCACGGCTACGCTGGCGTGCAAGTCAGGGTGTACAACGCTTGGGTACAGCCTTTCTCTTAGCGGGTCAAGTCACCTATCATTTGCTGCGGGGGCGGATTGCTCTGCGGAACTTGATTGAGCAAATGGCTTTGGTGGGGCCTGCTTCCCTCAGTGTTGCCCTGATTACAGCCGCTTTTGTGGGTATGGTGTTTACGATTCAGGTCGCCCGTGAATTTATTACCTTTGGTGCCACCTCTGCGGTAGGTGGGGTGCTGGCGATCGCCCTTGCACGGGAACTAGGGCCTGTGCTGACAGCAGTGGTGCTCGCCGGGCGGGTGGGCTCCGCCTTTGCGGCTGAAATTGGGACTATGAAAGTCACTGAGCAGATTGACGCCCTCTATATGTTAGGCACTGATCCCGTAGATTACTTGGTGGTGCCACGGTTTATTGCCTGTGTGCTCATGTTGCCAATTCTTAATATCTTAGCCCTGGTAACGGGCTTGTGGGGGGGCTTGATTATTGCTGATTATCTCTACGGTATTCCCCGGGCGATCTATATTGAGTCCATTCAGAACTTTCTGCAAACTTGGGATCTTTGGAGCTCAATTATCAAATCGGGCATTTTTGGTGGTGTGGTGGCCATCATTGGCTGCAATTGGGGCATTACAACCACAGGGGGCGCCAAGGGCGTCGGTCAATCCACCACGGCGGCGGTGGTGATCTCGCTCCTGGCCATTTTTATTCTCAACTTTTTCCTGTCTTGGGCACTCTTTGGCGGCAACAGTAGCCTCGTACCCCCGTTGTAGAGGGTTGGCCGATGGAACTGCGAGTCGGACAAGGCTGGCGGGTGGGCCGGCGCAGTGATCAACACTATGCAGGTCTAGTGGGGGCAGAGGATTGGGCCACCGAACTCACTGACAGCGAGTTTAGGGCATTTGTGGAGTTATTTCGCCAACTCCATGGGCAGCTGCAGGCGATCGCCCCGGAATTGATGCCCGAGGAAATGATTACCCTCAGTGGTAGCAACGACGCGGTGCACTTGGAATTGGAGGGCTATCCCCATGCCTATAGCCTGCATCTGATTGTGTTGGGCGATCGCCGTGTTGAGGGTACATGGCCTGCCCCTGTGCCCCCCGACTTTCTCCTTGCCTGCTGTGAACTCGAGCACAGGATTGCGAAGGAGCAAAGTTTACAATAGAAAACATCCTTCTCGGTTGCGATCGCCCCTATGACCTCTGCGAAATCCCCGAAGGTCAGCCCCCCCTTGGCGGCACTGGTCAACACCATCAAACAGTTACAACAGCAAGAGCAAATTGGGGGACTCATTGCTCCTTTGGTGAGCTTTGCCCAAGAAGCCCTTGGCATGTCCTTTCTTTGGTTGGGGCTGTACAATGAAGGCTCCAAACAACTCATTGGCCAAGGGGGCACAACGCCCCTCGGTGATCATCCCTTTCTCAAACAGAAACTGACCCTTGCTGCAGGCAGCCTTCTCGATCAGGTGTTGATGAACCGCAAGCCCATTAGTTTGCCCAGTCTCAAGGAAGAACCTCGCCTAGGAGAATTACGGGAAGCCGCTACCCGTTTGGGTATTGAAGGCACCGCTATCTATCCCATTGTCCGCCATCGTCAACCCCTTGGCATTCTTATAATTGGCTCCACCACATGGGGCGATACACTGCGGGGAGATGATTTGGCCCACATGAGCCTCCTAGTCAGTACCCTGGGCCCGGAACTGGAACGCCTAACAGCGACCAAAGCAACGAAAGCGGTACCAGAAGCAAAGCAAGCGGCTGCTCCCACAATTACCAGTGATGACCCCATACGCCATCTGCTGCAGGAGGCCAGCCGTGCCAATAGCTTCGGCCAACGTATTGAAGCGCTGTTGCTGGCAGTACACCAATTTTCTCAACCTCAACGTACCAGCCTCTTTTGGCGAGATTTGGAGCAACCCCTCTATCGGCGGCGTAGTTACACTGTGGGTAAACCCCAGGGCCGCGAGAGCCAGCGGCAACCCCTAGCGATTACGCAGCAGGAGTTAGCCGGTTGTTATACTGCCTTTGCCAGTGGCCAAATCGTGAGCGTCAGCGATAGTCAAAGTGTCGTCAGTGCCACCGCACCCTTGCGGCTGATGCAAATGCTCAACTGCCGTGCCCTTCTGGCAACCCCGATTCTGGTGGGCACGGATGTCGTGGGCTTTCTCACATTCGAGCGCAATGAGCCTTACCCTTGGAACGACAACGAGAAGAAACTCCTGCAAGTCACCGCAGAGCTATTGGCCTTGGCAGCGCCCACTGAACGCCTGGAACATCTCTTGGCCCAAACCCGGCATGCCCAAAGCTTGGCGAGTGAGTTGGCTCAAGCCATCTGTGAGGAGCAGGACTGGAGGCGGGTGCTCCACCGGGCGGGCGAAAAGTTAGCGGCGGATCTAGGGGCGCAGTGGGTCTTTTTGCTGACCTATAACTCCCTGACCCAAGCCTTTGATGTCCTGTTTCAGTATCCCGCTCCCCGGGGGCGCGATCGCCATCCGCCCTTCCCGCCATTGCCAAAAATGGATTGGCAGCTTCTGGAAACAGCCACAACCGCCATTGCCCTTGAGGACTACAGCAATGAATTGCGCCTTTACTCTTGGAGGGAGGTTCTCAGCAAGCTGAATATCCAGTCCCTTCTGGTGGCAACCACCACCCCTGGCCATTCCTTGGAGGCGCTGCTGCTGGCGGGGCGCACTGAACCCACCGTTTGGGGCAAAAGTCAGCAAACTCTTGTGCAGGAGGTGGCTCGTATCCTTGGCCTGATTAGCCATCAGTGGCAACTGCAAAACACCAATACGCAGCAGGAGCAGGTACGATCGGCAATGTTGGCGGGGTTAAGGGCCCTGCAACGCACCCAAAACCTCGAGCGTCTTGAAATGACGGGCTTGCAGCAGCTCATGAATTTGATGCAGGTGCCCCTTGTGGCTTTAGTGACTTGGCGACCCGGTCAAACCGTTGGCTCAATTGTGGCACCGCCCCCCAGCCATCCCAAGTTTGCCATTCGCAACGACACTGAGATTGCCATCTACGAGGATCCCTTGATCCACAGTGCCCTGATGGCCTCCCAAGCCGACGTCAGTGGCAATCCCTACGCTTGGTTGATTCAAACCACGGCCGCTGAACTGGATCCCCGTACCCGTGAGTGGCTGTCAGGCCCAGACATGGGCCAGATTTTGGCGATCGCCCTGCGCACTGATCCAGAATATGAACCGTCGGGAGTGCTGATTGTTGCCGATCGCCGCGATCGCCTCTGGTCAACCTTGCACCTAGAGGCCTTCATTACCCTTGTCAACCATTTAGCTTGGGCACACCGCAGCACCTCCCTCATTCAGATGCTCACCCAAGGCTGGCAGACCCTTGAAACCCTCAACTGGTACAAACACCGTCGCCTTGAACAGGTCTATGGTCAACTCGCGAGTCTCTGCAATCAGTTGACGCAATGGGTTCAGCAGCACCCCGAGGCAGATTCACTGCTGCGGCGGTTGGGCACGCTCCTGCAAACCCAGCTGGAATCTCTCCATCCTCTCTTGAGCCATGAGGTGTGGCAACTGGACAAAGCCACCCAGACAGCAGGCCTAGCGGTAGTCCTCAAGCGAGTGATGGATCGCATTGAAAACTGGAAGCAGCGCAAACAACTGTGGATTCAAGTTCACAATCAACCTGTGCTCACCCTCAATGGTGACCTTAGCAAGCTGGAGTTAATCCTCTATGAATTGCTGCTTTTTGCCTGCCAGCGATCGCCCTCCCAAGGCCGCATTGACATTTGGTGCCAGCAAATGGAAGGTATGGGTCAGGGGGGGAAAATGGAGTCTTGGCTGGAACTCTCCATTACCGACAATGGGGAAGTGGAGCCACAGTTACTCATTAAACTGCACCAACTGGAGCATCTTGACTGGCTTGCTCCCTCTAGCCTTGATCAGCCCCCCGGGCGCCACCTCAAAATTTGCTGCCATCTTTGTCAACGCCTAGGCTACAGCCTCGACATGTATAAGTTAGAAGATGGCCGCTTCCTGAGTCGTCTGCTCATTCCCCTAAATAATGGCGACACGGGTACCTTCGAACTGCAATCTTCACAGCCACGCCAATGACCCCCAGCACGATCGCCCTTCTGGGGCTCCCCAACACTGGTAAATCGACATTTTTCAATCGCATTGCTGCTGCCCGTGCCCATGTGGGCAACTGGCCGGGGATTACCGTGGACTTAGCAGAAGCCGAGATTTTCCTCAATGGTGAGAGGGTTAAGCTGGTGGATTTACCGGGCATCTACGATCTGGCGGGGACAGCTGCCGATGAAACCATTGTGCGTGAGTTTTTCCAACGCGTGCCGGTGCGGTTGGTGTTAGTGATTCTCAATGCCAGTCAGATTCAGCATCAATTGCGCTTAGCCCTTCAGGTGAAGGCTTGGGGGCTACCCATGGTGGTGCTTTTGAATATGGCTGATGAAGCTCGGCAACTGGGGATTCAGATTAATACTGAGAAGTTGAGCGATCGCCTGGGGGTGCCCGTCGTTGCTCTCAGTGCCAAATACGGTGGTGGCTATTGGGAGGCCTACGAAACCATTTGCCATGCTCTCAAGGAAGCACCTATTCCCCAAGACCCGCTCCTCCAGCCAACGTTGCCAGAGCTTGATTTGGGAGCGATCGCCCCCCTATTGGCGGACACCGTCACTTTCCCCAGTCGCACCGTTCGCAGACTAACCGAGCAATTGGATCACTGGTTGCTACACCCCCTGTGGGGATTGCCCCTCTTTTTTGGGGGGCTATACCTTGTCTTTCAAGGGGTATGGGTACTGGGCCTAGGGCTTCAAGGCTGGCTCAGTGACACCTTTGAAGCCTTTCAGGCACAGGTGCTGGCGCCATTCTTCGCAGGGCTTCCCCCCTTGCTCAGCAGTTTGCTAATCGAGGGCATCTATGGCGGCATGACCACAGTGGCAGCGTTTGTGCCCTTAGTAACCATCTTCTTTATTGTGATGGCGATCGTCGAGGACAGTGGCTACCTGGCCCGTGCTGCTTATCTCATGGATGGCTTGATGGCA
Proteins encoded in this window:
- a CDS encoding GAF domain-containing protein, which produces MTSAKSPKVSPPLAALVNTIKQLQQQEQIGGLIAPLVSFAQEALGMSFLWLGLYNEGSKQLIGQGGTTPLGDHPFLKQKLTLAAGSLLDQVLMNRKPISLPSLKEEPRLGELREAATRLGIEGTAIYPIVRHRQPLGILIIGSTTWGDTLRGDDLAHMSLLVSTLGPELERLTATKATKAVPEAKQAAAPTITSDDPIRHLLQEASRANSFGQRIEALLLAVHQFSQPQRTSLFWRDLEQPLYRRRSYTVGKPQGRESQRQPLAITQQELAGCYTAFASGQIVSVSDSQSVVSATAPLRLMQMLNCRALLATPILVGTDVVGFLTFERNEPYPWNDNEKKLLQVTAELLALAAPTERLEHLLAQTRHAQSLASELAQAICEEQDWRRVLHRAGEKLAADLGAQWVFLLTYNSLTQAFDVLFQYPAPRGRDRHPPFPPLPKMDWQLLETATTAIALEDYSNELRLYSWREVLSKLNIQSLLVATTTPGHSLEALLLAGRTEPTVWGKSQQTLVQEVARILGLISHQWQLQNTNTQQEQVRSAMLAGLRALQRTQNLERLEMTGLQQLMNLMQVPLVALVTWRPGQTVGSIVAPPPSHPKFAIRNDTEIAIYEDPLIHSALMASQADVSGNPYAWLIQTTAAELDPRTREWLSGPDMGQILAIALRTDPEYEPSGVLIVADRRDRLWSTLHLEAFITLVNHLAWAHRSTSLIQMLTQGWQTLETLNWYKHRRLEQVYGQLASLCNQLTQWVQQHPEADSLLRRLGTLLQTQLESLHPLLSHEVWQLDKATQTAGLAVVLKRVMDRIENWKQRKQLWIQVHNQPVLTLNGDLSKLELILYELLLFACQRSPSQGRIDIWCQQMEGMGQGGKMESWLELSITDNGEVEPQLLIKLHQLEHLDWLAPSSLDQPPGRHLKICCHLCQRLGYSLDMYKLEDGRFLSRLLIPLNNGDTGTFELQSSQPRQ
- the feoB gene encoding ferrous iron transport protein B, encoding MTPSTIALLGLPNTGKSTFFNRIAAARAHVGNWPGITVDLAEAEIFLNGERVKLVDLPGIYDLAGTAADETIVREFFQRVPVRLVLVILNASQIQHQLRLALQVKAWGLPMVVLLNMADEARQLGIQINTEKLSDRLGVPVVALSAKYGGGYWEAYETICHALKEAPIPQDPLLQPTLPELDLGAIAPLLADTVTFPSRTVRRLTEQLDHWLLHPLWGLPLFFGGLYLVFQGVWVLGLGLQGWLSDTFEAFQAQVLAPFFAGLPPLLSSLLIEGIYGGMTTVAAFVPLVTIFFIVMAIVEDSGYLARAAYLMDGLMARLGLDGRSFVLSLMGFGCNVPALMATRIIRSPGLRLLTMLIIPFSLCSARLQVFVFLIACLFPPQWGAAVLLSLYGWSILAALFTALCFQGYFPNTDPFLLELPPYRWPTAQQVLLRAWGEVRHFLSRATGFIMIGVLGVWALTHLPLNATPASPETWAGQLGRALQPLLAPAGITPELTIALIVGFVAKEIVIGALAVIYHLSGTSLQQAIAQDLTPLQAYSFMLFTLLYTPCLSTLATLWSESKRKQFTIFAILYALVMAWVVSGSVYQLGHWWGWG